The following proteins are co-located in the Candidatus Dormiibacterota bacterium genome:
- a CDS encoding cytidine/deoxycytidylate deaminase family protein, translating to MTSRPGWDEYFVQIARTVATRATCPRALVGCVLVREHRILTTGYNGAPRGVAHCTQADCILRDGHCVRATHAEANAVVQGALYGVGLQGATAYCTHQPCVGCSKLLISAGVVNIVFVEPYPDPVAAELLSEAGVALVPFSLQGSAQPC from the coding sequence ATGACGTCGAGGCCCGGCTGGGACGAATACTTCGTGCAGATCGCGCGAACGGTCGCAACGCGGGCGACGTGCCCGCGCGCTCTGGTCGGCTGCGTGTTGGTGCGCGAGCATCGGATTCTCACGACCGGCTATAATGGTGCGCCGCGCGGCGTCGCGCACTGCACGCAGGCCGACTGCATATTGCGCGACGGGCACTGCGTGCGGGCGACGCACGCGGAGGCCAACGCCGTGGTTCAAGGCGCGCTGTACGGTGTGGGGCTGCAGGGCGCAACGGCGTACTGCACGCATCAACCCTGCGTGGGCTGCTCGAAGCTCCTCATCAGCGCGGGCGTCGTCAATATCGTCTTCGTCGAGCCGTATCCCGATCCGGTCGCAGCGGAGCTGCTCTCCGAAGCCGGTGTAGCGCTCGTCCCGTTTTCCTTGCAAGGAAGCGCGCAGCCATGCTGA
- the upp gene encoding uracil phosphoribosyltransferase, whose amino-acid sequence MSASRDLLVLDHPAVADRIARIRDKETPVPVFRKLVEEIGVFLAYEATRGLPLRNERVETPLTDTTIQRIATRPVVAPILRAGLGLLPGFLQVVDDAVVAHLGFYRDPQSLVPVPYYANVPPELGDRHVFLLDPMLATGNSAVAALDALVERGARTLTFICLIAAPEGVRHVQRAHPSASIVTCAVDAGLNDHAYIVPGLGDAGDRMFGSLTSVPAAVRSTS is encoded by the coding sequence GTGTCCGCAAGCCGCGATCTTCTCGTTCTCGATCATCCCGCCGTTGCCGACCGCATCGCGAGAATTCGCGACAAGGAGACGCCGGTACCGGTCTTTCGCAAGCTGGTTGAAGAGATCGGGGTTTTTCTTGCCTACGAGGCGACGCGTGGATTGCCGCTGCGAAACGAGCGCGTAGAGACGCCGCTGACGGATACGACGATCCAGCGTATCGCAACGCGTCCCGTCGTTGCGCCGATTCTTCGCGCGGGTCTCGGATTGTTGCCTGGATTCTTGCAGGTCGTCGACGATGCGGTCGTTGCACATCTAGGCTTCTATCGCGATCCGCAATCGCTGGTTCCGGTACCCTATTACGCGAACGTTCCGCCGGAGCTGGGCGACCGCCACGTCTTCTTGCTCGATCCGATGCTCGCGACGGGCAACTCGGCAGTCGCGGCGCTCGACGCGCTCGTCGAGCGGGGTGCGCGGACGCTCACGTTCATCTGCTTGATTGCGGCGCCGGAAGGCGTGCGTCACGTGCAACGCGCGCATCCGAGCGCGTCCATCGTCACGTGCGCGGTCGACGCGGGTTTGAACGATCACGCCTACATCGTGCCGGGACTCGGCGATGCCGGGGATCGGATGTTCGGAAGCCTCACGTCGGTTCCAGCGGCAGTGCGTAGCACGAGCTGA
- a CDS encoding AlwI family type II restriction endonuclease — MYQLGFITPALTSGLPQESIDPRILSIGGGLPEIDGLQFKVTASGKRLALSTSIAQMEECFLRAILAYRVPSAIERTHASVPFSPLRIVLKTILALEQTGLQAAVSFEEMASLVQFCKSEAGVSRLVGDIASYRAERAAAANKRAFDRSFRERLLAEHGNPVKSTSLDDYADVNFRYLRATGLVTRARAALCVTEEKRREVEVIVTPEDRRLEDDAYLRRLWVGEVLPTDDAGEAASAIRRLARNLTEAGRAVDVPVVEGMQVAELEQIRLKLEMEHRMVREEQFAVAQGAETAAINDLLLLMDRKDDRAAFYRGEAPAYLEWAVWRAFLAIDTLANEPWQVRQFHIDADMSPIAPASSRRPDMICEFADFVLVVEVTFTENSRQEAAEGEPVRRHVAEVTRNNPVKPVYGLFIAPRIDTNTAETFGRGDFVLSEERILLSIVPLTLAQFAGVFQAGFDGPRAVGPAGIRQLLDAALAARDRDGGRWKAAIANVVSEFITSLAMSRASA; from the coding sequence ATGTACCAATTGGGATTCATTACGCCCGCCCTTACCAGCGGACTGCCACAAGAAAGTATCGACCCGCGGATACTGAGTATTGGTGGCGGCCTGCCGGAGATCGACGGGCTTCAGTTCAAGGTTACGGCGAGCGGGAAGAGGCTAGCCCTTTCGACGTCGATCGCACAGATGGAGGAGTGTTTCCTGCGTGCGATTCTGGCGTACCGCGTTCCATCGGCAATCGAGCGAACACACGCCTCGGTGCCGTTTTCGCCGCTTCGTATTGTTTTGAAGACCATACTCGCGCTTGAGCAGACCGGTCTGCAGGCAGCGGTTTCGTTCGAAGAGATGGCCTCTCTGGTGCAATTCTGCAAGAGCGAAGCCGGCGTCTCTAGACTCGTGGGCGACATCGCGTCGTACAGAGCCGAAAGGGCGGCCGCAGCGAACAAGAGGGCGTTTGATAGATCATTTCGGGAACGATTGCTGGCGGAGCACGGCAACCCCGTAAAATCCACATCGCTTGACGACTACGCGGATGTGAACTTCCGGTACCTAAGAGCAACGGGCCTTGTGACCAGGGCCAGAGCCGCGCTTTGCGTTACGGAGGAGAAGCGGCGCGAGGTAGAGGTAATCGTCACGCCCGAGGATAGGCGGCTGGAGGACGACGCCTACCTTCGCCGCCTGTGGGTCGGCGAAGTTCTTCCAACCGACGATGCGGGAGAGGCGGCGTCGGCAATTCGCCGTCTTGCACGCAACTTGACCGAAGCAGGGCGTGCCGTGGACGTACCGGTCGTAGAGGGGATGCAGGTAGCGGAACTGGAGCAAATCAGGCTGAAGCTTGAAATGGAACACCGCATGGTACGCGAAGAACAATTCGCGGTCGCCCAGGGAGCGGAAACCGCTGCGATCAATGATCTGCTCTTGCTTATGGATCGCAAGGACGACAGGGCGGCGTTCTATCGCGGCGAGGCGCCCGCGTATCTTGAGTGGGCCGTATGGCGGGCCTTTCTAGCGATAGATACGCTCGCGAACGAGCCGTGGCAGGTTCGGCAGTTCCATATAGATGCCGACATGAGCCCGATTGCTCCGGCCTCCTCACGTCGACCGGATATGATCTGCGAATTTGCCGATTTTGTGCTTGTGGTCGAGGTGACGTTTACCGAGAACTCCCGGCAAGAGGCGGCTGAAGGCGAACCGGTGAGGCGGCACGTCGCAGAAGTGACGCGCAACAACCCCGTCAAGCCAGTCTACGGACTCTTTATCGCTCCTCGCATCGACACCAATACAGCCGAGACCTTCGGTCGCGGGGACTTTGTACTGTCGGAAGAGCGCATCTTGCTGAGTATAGTACCGCTCACGCTCGCCCAGTTTGCCGGCGTCTTCCAGGCTGGATTCGATGGGCCTCGTGCCGTCGGCCCCGCTGGTATCAGACAGCTTCTAGATGCTGCGCTGGCGGCGCGCGATCGAGACGGAGGAAGATGGAAGGCTGCAATAGCAAACGTCGTGAGTGAGTTCATAACTTCGTTGGCTATGTCGAGGGCTAGCGCGTGA
- a CDS encoding Dam family site-specific DNA-(adenine-N6)-methyltransferase produces the protein MVDSGTEHARVAPPLKWAGGKTQLLGQITRLVPPRYGTYIEPFFGGGALFFALLPARAIISDSNPELVAFYAAVRDDVDGVIKEARRWQANEATFYQVRRMDPVSLAPATRAARLLYLNRTCYNGLYRVNRTGIFNVPYGKYRSPKICDEAALRAASLALKGASIVCADFRTILREHVRSGDFLFLDPPYVPAGRFADFKRYTKEQFGVRDHLELAGEVGRLRDLGCHVVLTNSNTELARHLYQGFDFHVARTRRNISCQGGSRIGEDLVVSVLPRQGAAITGALSEQTRAYPSTRFMGSKEKLLPDIWGVAKQLGGTRVLDLFSGSGVVSYMFKAQGLEVTSNDYMVFAALFARAMIENSRTRLSEAAVEFLTQGAITTSFVQDHFRGLYFSDEDTKLVDTIRSRIQELDGHMEKTLARAALIRACMKKRARGIFTYVGLRYDDGRRDMQLPLREHFRDAVRVINGAVFDNARQNIALDRDALTVEVEADIVYIDPPYYSKLSDNDYVRRYHFVEGLAREWIGVELQAHTATKKFKSYGSPFSTYGGAVAAFERIFQRFANSSLIVSYSSNSLPDSETMLKLLRRYKHDVEILPVRHRYSFGNQGHKPQNSNNKVSEYLFVAR, from the coding sequence CTGGTTGATTCCGGCACCGAACACGCGCGCGTCGCGCCGCCGCTGAAATGGGCCGGCGGCAAGACGCAGCTGCTCGGGCAAATTACCCGGCTGGTTCCACCACGATATGGCACATATATCGAGCCATTTTTCGGGGGCGGAGCGCTCTTCTTTGCTCTGTTGCCTGCGCGCGCTATAATTTCCGATTCGAACCCGGAGCTAGTCGCGTTCTACGCAGCCGTTCGTGACGACGTCGACGGGGTGATCAAGGAGGCGCGGCGATGGCAGGCCAACGAGGCGACATTCTATCAGGTGCGGCGGATGGATCCGGTATCTCTCGCGCCCGCGACGCGCGCCGCACGGCTCCTGTACCTAAATCGCACATGCTATAATGGTCTGTACCGCGTCAATCGCACCGGGATATTCAACGTCCCTTACGGTAAGTACAGATCGCCCAAGATTTGCGATGAAGCGGCGCTACGCGCCGCGAGCCTGGCGCTCAAAGGAGCCTCTATTGTCTGCGCGGACTTCCGTACGATCCTGCGCGAACACGTTCGATCCGGGGACTTCTTATTTCTAGATCCGCCGTACGTGCCAGCCGGACGCTTTGCTGACTTCAAGCGGTATACCAAGGAGCAGTTCGGAGTGCGCGACCATCTTGAGCTTGCGGGCGAAGTTGGCCGGCTCAGAGATTTGGGATGCCACGTAGTCCTCACTAACTCCAACACCGAACTTGCACGACACCTTTACCAAGGATTTGATTTTCATGTGGCTCGGACAAGGCGAAATATTAGCTGCCAAGGAGGGTCGCGCATCGGGGAAGACCTCGTGGTATCGGTACTGCCGCGACAAGGGGCGGCGATTACAGGGGCCTTGAGCGAGCAGACGCGAGCTTATCCGTCGACGCGATTCATGGGGAGCAAAGAGAAACTGCTTCCCGACATCTGGGGCGTGGCCAAGCAACTGGGGGGAACGCGAGTCCTCGACCTGTTTTCAGGTAGCGGGGTAGTCAGCTACATGTTCAAAGCTCAAGGGCTTGAGGTAACGTCGAATGACTACATGGTTTTTGCCGCTCTTTTCGCCCGAGCAATGATCGAGAACAGTCGCACTCGCCTCTCGGAGGCTGCGGTGGAGTTCCTGACCCAAGGCGCCATAACCACCAGCTTCGTCCAGGATCACTTTAGGGGCTTATACTTTTCCGATGAAGATACAAAACTAGTCGACACCATTCGGTCGCGCATTCAAGAACTGGACGGGCACATGGAAAAGACCCTTGCCAGGGCGGCGTTGATTCGCGCTTGCATGAAGAAACGCGCGCGCGGTATCTTTACGTACGTCGGTCTGCGGTACGACGACGGCCGCCGAGACATGCAGCTTCCATTGCGTGAGCATTTTAGGGACGCCGTCAGGGTGATCAACGGCGCCGTGTTTGACAACGCCAGACAGAACATCGCGCTTGATCGCGATGCGCTAACTGTAGAAGTTGAAGCTGACATCGTATACATCGACCCGCCGTACTACAGCAAGCTGTCAGACAATGACTACGTGCGCCGTTACCATTTCGTAGAAGGGTTGGCCCGAGAGTGGATCGGCGTCGAGCTTCAAGCGCACACGGCAACGAAGAAATTCAAAAGCTACGGATCGCCATTCAGCACTTATGGGGGTGCGGTTGCGGCTTTTGAACGAATTTTCCAGCGCTTTGCTAACAGCTCGCTGATTGTCTCGTACTCTTCGAACTCGCTGCCAGACAGCGAGACGATGTTGAAGCTATTGCGCCGCTATAAGCACGACGTTGAGATTCTTCCGGTAAGGCACCGGTACAGCTTTGGTAACCAAGGCCACAAACCGCAGAACAGCAACAATAAGGTGTCGGAATATCTCTTCGTTGCGCGCTAG
- the glyA gene encoding serine hydroxymethyltransferase, whose protein sequence is MEILAGSRIEGQDPDVYAAIVGEERRQRENLELIASENYASRAVREAMACVMTNKYAEGYPGKRYYGGCEFVDIVETLAIDRLKRLFGAQHANVQPHAGAQANMAVFMAHLQPGDAVLGMSLAHGGHLTHGTKVSFSGKLYNALAYGVRKDTELVDFAEVRAVAREHKPKMIIAGASAYPRTLDFAPFREIADEIGATLLVDMAHIAGLVAVGLHPSPVPLADFVTSTTHKTLRGPRGGIILCTEKWAQPIDKSVFPGIQGGPLMHAIAAKAVAFGEALAPEFKRYQQQVVDNAKAMAQEFVRAGLRLVGGGTDTHLMLVDVSVKGLTGKAVEAYLDEIGVTVNKNAIPFDQQKPMVASGIRLGTPAITTRGFDVDECREVARIINDGLADVADRAKVSRLRDRVLELTSKHDVP, encoded by the coding sequence ATGGAGATTCTCGCCGGCAGCCGTATTGAAGGCCAGGATCCCGACGTGTACGCCGCTATCGTGGGTGAGGAACGGCGACAGCGGGAGAACCTCGAGTTGATCGCGTCCGAGAACTACGCGAGCCGCGCGGTGCGCGAAGCGATGGCCTGCGTGATGACCAACAAGTACGCCGAGGGCTATCCTGGGAAGCGTTACTACGGCGGCTGCGAGTTCGTCGACATCGTCGAGACGCTCGCAATCGATCGTCTCAAGCGCCTCTTCGGTGCGCAGCATGCGAACGTTCAGCCGCATGCAGGCGCGCAGGCGAACATGGCGGTCTTCATGGCGCACCTGCAGCCGGGCGATGCCGTACTGGGAATGTCGCTCGCGCACGGCGGCCATCTCACGCATGGCACGAAGGTCAGCTTCTCGGGAAAGCTCTACAACGCGCTGGCGTACGGCGTGCGTAAGGATACCGAGCTCGTGGACTTCGCCGAAGTGCGTGCGGTCGCCCGAGAGCACAAGCCGAAGATGATCATCGCCGGTGCAAGCGCCTATCCGCGGACGCTCGATTTCGCGCCGTTCCGTGAGATCGCCGACGAGATCGGCGCGACGCTCCTGGTCGATATGGCGCACATCGCCGGCCTCGTCGCGGTCGGGCTGCATCCATCGCCGGTGCCGCTGGCCGACTTCGTGACCTCGACGACGCATAAGACGCTGCGCGGACCTCGCGGCGGCATCATTCTGTGCACGGAGAAGTGGGCGCAGCCGATCGACAAGAGCGTCTTTCCCGGGATCCAAGGTGGTCCCCTCATGCACGCGATCGCGGCAAAGGCGGTCGCCTTCGGCGAAGCGCTGGCGCCGGAGTTCAAACGCTATCAGCAGCAGGTCGTGGACAACGCGAAAGCGATGGCGCAGGAGTTCGTGCGCGCCGGACTTCGCCTCGTCGGCGGCGGCACCGATACGCACCTGATGCTCGTCGACGTCTCGGTCAAAGGCCTCACCGGAAAAGCCGTGGAGGCATATCTCGACGAGATCGGCGTCACCGTGAACAAGAACGCGATTCCGTTCGATCAGCAAAAACCGATGGTCGCGAGCGGCATCCGCCTCGGAACGCCTGCGATCACGACCCGCGGTTTCGACGTTGATGAATGCCGCGAGGTCGCGCGCATCATCAACGACGGCCTGGCCGACGTCGCGGATCGCGCAAAAGTCTCGCGCTTGCGCGACCGGGTCCTCGAGCTCACCTCAAAGCACGACGTCCCGTAA
- the rpiB gene encoding ribose 5-phosphate isomerase B: MKIALGADHAGFADKDRIARALRAEGHEILDYGTHGDTPVDYPQYGYAVGEAVASGQAERGIVVCGSSLGIAMAANKVPGVRCAPVSEPYSAELARRHNDANVLALSERLSGWEMIDRLVRVFLETPFDGGRHAHRIEQLFEFGDAQRERTLRAIETGAVTDAQTPKELL, encoded by the coding sequence ATGAAGATTGCGCTCGGCGCCGATCACGCCGGATTCGCTGACAAAGACCGCATCGCGCGCGCGCTGCGTGCCGAGGGGCACGAGATTCTCGATTACGGGACGCACGGCGACACGCCGGTCGATTATCCGCAGTACGGGTACGCAGTCGGAGAGGCCGTCGCAAGCGGGCAGGCCGAGCGGGGGATCGTCGTGTGCGGCTCGAGCTTGGGCATCGCGATGGCCGCGAACAAAGTCCCCGGCGTTCGCTGCGCGCCCGTGAGCGAGCCGTATTCGGCGGAGCTCGCGCGGCGCCACAACGACGCGAACGTGCTTGCGCTCTCGGAGCGATTGAGCGGCTGGGAGATGATCGACCGTCTCGTGCGCGTCTTCCTGGAGACGCCGTTCGACGGCGGCCGGCACGCGCATCGCATCGAGCAGCTCTTCGAGTTCGGCGACGCGCAGCGCGAGCGGACGCTGCGGGCAATCGAAACGGGGGCGGTTACCGACGCCCAAACGCCGAAAGAGCTGCTCTGA
- a CDS encoding TIM barrel protein, whose product MRLACASGAFDRAFARGDLTQLEFVDACARELACDGIVLDVRHFPRVDDDYLAQLKKMATDLGLSIAAYADDTFFAANADGMAAAVERAARLGTPLLCAPLAPENAFPWSAQLARIARAASLAKSANVTLAVRNAPGTFAASGYDCKRICKEGDSAWLRLGLEPALLDGATDPATLADRTVLLWCDAAQAPDHDRVDAFAGFRGFLALDHGDGASTFGSMRAAIAQRRRRYSDAA is encoded by the coding sequence ATGAGGCTGGCGTGCGCGAGCGGCGCGTTCGACCGCGCCTTCGCGCGCGGAGATCTGACACAACTCGAGTTCGTCGACGCGTGCGCTCGAGAGCTCGCCTGCGACGGCATCGTGCTCGACGTGCGCCACTTTCCGCGCGTCGACGACGACTACCTCGCCCAGCTCAAGAAGATGGCGACGGATCTCGGGCTGTCGATCGCCGCGTACGCCGACGACACGTTCTTTGCCGCCAATGCCGACGGCATGGCTGCCGCCGTCGAGCGAGCCGCGCGCCTCGGTACGCCGCTCCTCTGCGCTCCCCTCGCACCCGAGAACGCGTTCCCGTGGAGCGCGCAGCTCGCTCGCATCGCGCGCGCCGCGTCGCTCGCGAAGTCTGCAAACGTGACGCTCGCGGTACGCAACGCCCCGGGAACGTTCGCCGCAAGCGGCTACGACTGTAAGCGCATCTGCAAAGAGGGCGACTCCGCATGGCTGCGCCTCGGCCTCGAGCCCGCGCTGCTCGACGGCGCGACGGATCCCGCTACGCTCGCGGACCGCACCGTGCTGTTGTGGTGCGACGCCGCGCAGGCTCCCGACCACGATCGCGTCGACGCATTCGCGGGCTTCCGTGGATTCCTCGCGCTCGATCACGGCGATGGCGCCTCGACCTTCGGCAGCATGCGCGCGGCAATCGCACAACGCCGCCGTCGATACAGCGACGCGGCGTAA